Proteins from a genomic interval of Natronorubrum sediminis:
- a CDS encoding MFS transporter, with product MNYLYHVSHKAIYSSIRASVSGVQGDGHGKALLAIASSSFLLIGVQMIYPVVLPELRAAYGLNLGTAGLLLTVLWLSNAAGQVPGGILADRFGEGRIMVVSTVVTAVMVVFIVVSGSIATLFLATVLLGLGIALFGVARYTALDDLFPERVGTTVGVVLAAADAGQALLPPVAGALAAAVVWQFGFAYTLPLFVAVALALWLYVPARTSGPESGVDTFSMESIRYVGAALRKRTVLYGSAAFIVYMIVWITFTGFYPTYLIEEKGLSATAAGILFGSFFAVGVAIKPLSGLAYDRIGIRLSLLTVMVISGTSLVVLPLVDGLLPIVVVTILIAPMLGSGTITQSHLIQGIPNDIKGTGLGIIRTGGMAIAAVSPAVFGAIADWGYFDEVFLSLAGLAGLIVLFVLRIPTE from the coding sequence ATGAACTACTTGTATCACGTGAGCCACAAAGCAATCTACTCGAGCATACGAGCCAGCGTTTCTGGAGTCCAGGGAGACGGACACGGCAAAGCACTCCTCGCCATCGCGAGCAGTTCGTTCCTCTTGATCGGCGTACAGATGATCTATCCGGTCGTGTTACCGGAGCTACGTGCAGCGTACGGACTAAACCTCGGAACGGCGGGCCTGTTGCTGACGGTGCTGTGGCTTTCGAACGCAGCGGGACAGGTTCCCGGCGGGATACTAGCGGATCGGTTTGGGGAAGGGCGAATCATGGTCGTGAGTACGGTGGTCACCGCCGTGATGGTCGTATTCATCGTCGTTTCGGGTTCTATAGCCACCCTCTTTCTCGCGACGGTCCTCCTTGGACTCGGAATCGCCCTGTTCGGAGTCGCTCGATACACGGCCCTCGACGACCTCTTTCCAGAACGTGTCGGAACGACCGTGGGTGTCGTGCTCGCAGCCGCCGACGCTGGACAGGCGCTTCTTCCGCCGGTCGCCGGTGCACTCGCCGCTGCCGTCGTCTGGCAGTTCGGGTTTGCGTACACGCTCCCGCTGTTCGTCGCCGTCGCGCTCGCGCTATGGCTGTACGTGCCCGCACGCACCTCGGGCCCAGAGAGCGGAGTCGATACGTTCTCCATGGAGAGCATACGGTACGTCGGTGCGGCGCTCCGGAAGCGAACGGTCCTGTACGGGTCGGCGGCGTTCATCGTCTACATGATCGTGTGGATCACATTTACGGGATTCTATCCGACGTACCTCATCGAAGAGAAGGGGTTGTCCGCGACAGCCGCCGGGATACTCTTTGGGAGCTTTTTCGCCGTCGGGGTAGCTATCAAGCCGCTATCGGGACTGGCCTACGATCGCATCGGGATCCGGCTCTCACTACTGACGGTCATGGTAATCTCCGGGACGTCCCTCGTGGTTCTACCGCTCGTCGACGGCCTGCTCCCAATTGTTGTCGTTACGATTCTTATCGCCCCCATGTTGGGAAGCGGGACGATCACACAGTCGCACCTCATCCAGGGTATTCCCAATGACATAAAAGGGACCGGACTCGGCATCATCAGGACTGGTGGAATGGCAATAGCCGCCGTGAGCCCAGCGGTATTCGGTGCGATCGCCGATTGGGGTTACTTCGACGAGGTGTTTCTATCTCTCGCCGGGTTAGCGGGGTTGATCGTGCTGTTCGTTCTCCGGATTCCGACAGAGTGA
- a CDS encoding sulfurtransferase, with translation MTDADVPQLVEPSWLEGRLHEPDLQVIDCTVHLNFDPETGARRTESGRSDWEQAHIPGSVFVDIPTDVSVTDDPAYPYQLPSSEQFAEAMSRLGVGDDRRVVLYDSTGNGWAARVWWLLRTFGFTRAGVLNGGFTTWTAQNRPVSDDQPSPSRATFTPDVRPRLIADKDDVLAGIDDEECCLINGLRPADHEGSGLVKYGRPGRIPSSVNVPAVGETAIVDPETARYQSLDELRGRFGEVGALDAERVIAYCGGGIAASSVAFALTLLSVDDVAVYDGSLAEWGRDESCPMVINSNQRSSE, from the coding sequence ATGACGGACGCTGACGTTCCGCAACTTGTCGAACCGAGTTGGCTCGAGGGCCGTTTACACGAACCGGACTTGCAGGTTATCGACTGTACCGTTCACCTAAATTTCGATCCGGAAACTGGGGCGCGGCGAACTGAGTCTGGTCGTTCTGACTGGGAACAAGCACACATCCCGGGCAGCGTTTTCGTCGATATTCCGACGGACGTTTCGGTGACGGACGACCCGGCGTACCCCTACCAACTTCCGTCGAGCGAACAGTTCGCCGAGGCAATGTCACGTCTGGGCGTCGGTGACGACCGTCGAGTAGTCCTCTACGATTCTACAGGGAATGGGTGGGCCGCTCGCGTCTGGTGGTTGCTTCGGACCTTCGGTTTCACCCGAGCGGGCGTGTTGAACGGGGGGTTTACGACGTGGACCGCCCAGAACCGTCCAGTCTCCGATGATCAGCCGAGTCCGTCTCGAGCAACCTTCACCCCGGACGTTCGGCCGAGGCTGATCGCCGACAAAGATGACGTTCTAGCTGGTATCGACGACGAAGAGTGCTGTTTGATCAACGGATTACGTCCAGCAGATCACGAGGGGAGTGGTCTCGTCAAGTACGGTCGGCCCGGGCGAATTCCCTCGAGTGTGAACGTCCCTGCGGTCGGTGAAACCGCGATTGTCGATCCGGAAACTGCGAGATACCAGTCGCTCGATGAACTTCGTGGCCGGTTCGGCGAAGTTGGTGCCTTAGACGCCGAGCGCGTGATTGCCTACTGCGGCGGCGGAATCGCAGCCAGTAGTGTGGCATTTGCACTGACGCTGCTCAGCGTCGATGATGTCGCCGTCTACGACGGGTCGCTCGCGGAGTGGGGTCGCGACGAGTCGTGTCCGATGGTAATCAATTCAAATCAACGCTCGAGTGAGTGA
- a CDS encoding TIGR04024 family LLM class F420-dependent oxidoreductase, with translation MKTELDLLIRLYDYERPQDVGDRATEAEKLGFDRITVGETTDWNIVPPLTLAADRTTELGISNDVISPYGRSPAVLAQTALTLQDASDGRFRLGLGPSSPAITERWHGLEFDRPLRRTRETIEVIRAVYDNGNPAYEGEIFDIAGLNYDRGVPENPPPIDVATLGPKATEMAGRFGDGWAPQLFTKAGLEERLEDLERGAELAGKNLSDLRVAPIVRCIASEDRETARSKARSTFAFLLGAYGPYYGNSVAEQGYPGVVEEIRAAWEERDTDAMAAALPDEVLDELGAAGTPDYVREWVEKYASIDGVDAVRIGFVNKMNEYEKRTTMEAIADAT, from the coding sequence ATGAAAACCGAACTCGACCTGCTGATTCGGCTCTACGACTACGAGCGGCCACAGGACGTCGGTGATCGGGCAACAGAGGCGGAAAAGTTGGGGTTCGATCGTATTACCGTCGGTGAGACAACGGACTGGAACATCGTTCCACCACTGACCCTCGCCGCCGACCGGACCACTGAACTCGGCATCTCGAACGACGTTATCTCGCCGTACGGCCGCTCACCGGCAGTGCTCGCACAAACTGCGCTCACGTTGCAGGACGCTTCCGACGGTCGGTTTCGACTTGGTCTCGGGCCGAGTTCGCCCGCAATCACCGAACGCTGGCACGGCCTCGAGTTCGATCGGCCACTGCGACGAACTCGTGAGACGATTGAGGTGATCCGCGCTGTCTACGACAACGGAAATCCTGCGTATGAAGGCGAGATTTTTGACATCGCCGGGCTCAACTATGATCGCGGGGTGCCAGAGAATCCGCCGCCGATTGACGTCGCGACCCTCGGTCCGAAAGCCACCGAGATGGCTGGCCGCTTCGGAGATGGATGGGCCCCGCAACTGTTCACGAAAGCTGGTCTCGAGGAGCGACTCGAAGACCTCGAACGTGGAGCCGAACTCGCTGGCAAAAACCTTTCTGACTTACGAGTCGCACCGATCGTCCGCTGTATCGCGAGTGAGGATCGTGAGACCGCCCGATCGAAAGCCCGTAGTACATTCGCATTCCTGCTGGGAGCGTACGGACCATACTATGGTAACTCGGTCGCCGAGCAGGGTTACCCAGGCGTCGTCGAGGAAATTCGGGCAGCTTGGGAAGAACGTGACACTGATGCTATGGCCGCCGCGCTTCCGGACGAAGTCCTTGACGAACTGGGGGCTGCGGGAACGCCCGACTACGTTCGTGAGTGGGTCGAAAAGTATGCATCGATCGATGGTGTCGATGCCGTTCGTATCGGCTTTGTCAATAAAATGAATGAATACGAAAAGCGTACAACGATGGAAGCGATCGCCGATGCAACCTAA
- a CDS encoding GmrSD restriction endonuclease domain-containing protein yields the protein MECTVDEILEDLKSNSEEDTHVLGSIVVIQYRKLIDQLYETEVVDGQQRLITISLLLWAM from the coding sequence GTGGAATGTACAGTGGACGAAATTCTGGAGGATCTGAAAAGTAATAGTGAGGAAGATACGCACGTTCTTGGTTCAATTGTTGTAATTCAGTATAGAAAGTTGATTGACCAACTATACGAGACGGAGGTTGTAGATGGTCAGCAACGCCTCATAACGATCTCCCTTCTTCTCTGGGCGATGTAA
- the rdfA gene encoding rod-determining factor RdfA: MTERPQSTEGEIACGCKLGRVAAEYELSSLNSDLVMYWVGDGDEQLSTRQLATHVNQQILEAGLEDTGIVPKDGEVENTYRLLTDDDVSSGTRVQTRNELRRDGVPIDDVESNFVSHQTVYNHLTNCLEAELDTPSDEERVEQSTNKLGALQNRTAAVTTDTVAQLKRNDIVDIGEFTVTVSVTVTCEECLQEYPIRTLFEERSCDCQEQDVV, from the coding sequence GTGACCGAACGACCGCAATCTACTGAAGGCGAAATTGCCTGTGGATGCAAGCTTGGACGCGTCGCCGCAGAATACGAACTCTCGAGTCTCAACAGCGATCTGGTCATGTACTGGGTCGGTGACGGTGACGAACAACTGAGCACACGCCAACTCGCAACCCACGTTAACCAGCAAATCCTCGAAGCGGGCCTCGAGGACACAGGAATCGTTCCGAAAGACGGCGAAGTCGAAAATACGTACCGGCTGTTGACTGACGACGATGTCAGCAGCGGGACGCGGGTACAGACGCGAAACGAGTTGCGACGCGACGGCGTCCCGATCGACGACGTCGAGTCAAACTTCGTCTCGCATCAGACCGTGTACAATCACCTGACGAACTGTCTCGAGGCGGAACTCGATACGCCGAGCGACGAGGAACGAGTCGAGCAAAGTACCAATAAACTCGGCGCACTCCAGAACCGAACAGCGGCAGTGACGACCGACACTGTCGCACAGCTAAAGCGCAACGACATTGTCGATATTGGTGAGTTTACCGTCACCGTCTCCGTCACCGTTACGTGTGAAGAGTGTCTCCAAGAGTACCCTATTCGAACACTTTTCGAGGAACGAAGTTGTGACTGTCAAGAGCAAGACGTCGTTTGA
- a CDS encoding archaea-specific SMC-related protein gives MKTDLKRAEQDTPPRATLYANNIGGIDETTVTFKQGVTVLAGRNATNRTSLLQALMAALGSDKVSLKADATEGEVELEFGDELYRRSLERRNGTLVTDGDPFLDESERIDLFAFLLESNEARRAVSRGDDLRELIMRPVDTDAINAEIDRCKQRKRQIDDQLEELEELEGQLPDLEAKRTRVTDEIEALQEELETAQFELEETDVDVEERREERSELETKLEALRETRSEIERVRERIETERESIDALETEREEVETDLESLSTGEETDLGRLEAEIDTLQAEKADLSEEISQLQSTIQFNEQLLSDEESILPEVSSGSDNEGDDGSDVTDQLLADDDTVTCWTCGSAVAQAQIETTIEQLRSVRQERLEDRSELDTELDERRETLSAINENRTEYRQTERRLESIDDEIDRREERVEELIDERERRTDEIETLEAEIDDLETEEYGDVLDQHKEVNQLEFELERTQRRLEELDGQIDDIEDRLDDRNGLEERREDVTDELTDLRTRIGQIEADAVDAFNEHMENLLDVLGYGNLDRIWIDRTTQDVREGRRKVTRSSFDLKIVRSTDDGSAYEDTIDHLSESEREVTGLVFALAGYLVHDIYETVPFMLVDSLEAIDADRIGKLIEYFESYVPYLVVALLDEDAQAVDVEHNTVAKIGSPSTS, from the coding sequence ATGAAAACCGATTTGAAGAGAGCGGAACAAGATACACCGCCACGGGCGACGCTCTACGCGAACAATATTGGGGGAATCGACGAAACGACTGTTACGTTCAAGCAAGGAGTAACGGTCCTCGCCGGACGAAACGCGACAAATCGAACCTCGCTCCTGCAGGCACTTATGGCGGCTCTCGGAAGCGACAAGGTCAGTCTCAAGGCCGACGCTACCGAGGGTGAAGTCGAACTCGAGTTCGGTGACGAACTGTACCGCCGCTCGCTCGAGCGGCGAAACGGGACGCTCGTCACCGACGGCGACCCGTTCCTCGACGAGTCGGAGCGCATCGATCTTTTCGCATTTCTCCTCGAATCGAACGAAGCCAGACGGGCCGTCAGTCGTGGCGACGATCTTCGCGAACTGATTATGCGACCGGTCGATACCGACGCCATCAACGCAGAAATCGACCGCTGTAAACAGCGTAAGCGACAGATCGACGACCAACTCGAGGAACTCGAGGAACTCGAAGGACAACTCCCTGACCTCGAGGCAAAACGAACGCGTGTCACCGACGAAATCGAAGCGCTTCAGGAGGAACTCGAGACGGCACAATTCGAACTCGAGGAAACGGACGTCGACGTCGAGGAGCGACGGGAGGAACGCTCCGAACTCGAAACGAAACTCGAAGCGTTGCGTGAGACGCGATCGGAAATCGAACGCGTCCGTGAGCGGATCGAAACTGAACGCGAGAGCATCGATGCCCTCGAAACTGAACGCGAAGAAGTCGAAACCGACCTCGAGTCGCTGTCGACAGGTGAAGAGACGGATCTCGGCCGGCTCGAGGCCGAAATCGACACGCTACAGGCAGAGAAGGCCGACCTTTCGGAAGAGATCTCACAGCTCCAGAGCACGATTCAGTTCAACGAGCAGTTGCTCAGCGACGAGGAGTCGATCCTTCCCGAGGTGAGTTCCGGATCCGACAACGAGGGCGACGATGGCAGTGACGTAACGGATCAGTTGTTGGCCGACGACGACACGGTCACCTGCTGGACCTGTGGCTCCGCTGTTGCTCAGGCCCAAATCGAGACGACGATCGAGCAACTCCGTAGCGTCCGTCAAGAGCGACTCGAAGACCGGTCTGAACTCGATACGGAACTCGACGAGCGACGGGAAACGCTCTCGGCAATCAATGAAAACCGTACCGAGTACCGGCAGACTGAGCGACGCCTCGAGTCCATCGACGACGAGATCGACCGACGAGAGGAGCGTGTCGAGGAACTGATCGACGAGCGTGAACGCCGTACCGACGAGATCGAAACTCTCGAAGCGGAGATCGACGACCTCGAGACCGAAGAGTACGGCGACGTTCTCGATCAACACAAGGAGGTCAACCAACTCGAGTTCGAACTCGAACGAACGCAACGGCGTCTCGAGGAACTCGACGGGCAGATTGACGATATCGAAGATCGACTCGACGACCGTAACGGACTCGAAGAACGACGTGAGGACGTAACCGACGAACTGACCGATCTGCGGACTCGAATCGGTCAGATCGAGGCTGACGCGGTCGACGCGTTCAACGAACACATGGAGAACCTGCTCGACGTGCTCGGGTACGGCAACCTCGATCGCATCTGGATCGATCGGACGACTCAGGACGTTCGCGAGGGGCGACGAAAGGTGACCAGATCGTCGTTCGATCTGAAAATCGTCCGCAGCACCGATGATGGATCCGCCTACGAGGATACGATCGATCACTTGAGCGAGAGCGAACGCGAGGTGACCGGATTGGTTTTCGCACTCGCCGGGTATCTCGTCCACGACATCTACGAGACGGTCCCGTTCATGCTGGTCGACTCGCTCGAGGCGATCGACGCCGACCGAATCGGAAAGCTCATCGAGTACTTCGAATCGTATGTTCCCTACCTCGTCGTCGCACTGCTCGACGAGGACGCACAGGCGGTCGACGTCGAGCACAACACCGTTGCGAAGATTGGATCGCCGTCGACCTCGTAA
- a CDS encoding N-acyl-D-amino-acid deacylase family protein: MGDLLIRDARIVDGTGAPWFTGSVVVDDGTIVSVRQEANPGTDAEKTIDADGRIVCPGFIDTHSHSDMRLFEDPTLEPKIRQGITTEILGQDGFSMAPMYRDGGAQEWSAQLSALAGQADIDWTWGSIGDYLDAVEDNGIAPNVALFVGHGTIRYNLLGMSDREPTNDELAEMRSLVTGALEEGALGLSTGLIYTPCTYATREEVTELATALEPYNRPFVAHIRSEGRWIWDALDEFVDVGSEKDIPLHLSHFKVAGRGQQGNASQAVNLIETARDRGVDVTVEQYPYAAASTMLSATLPPWVHSEGPERTLEHLGDEETRARIRRDVEEWRIDGWENIGALTGWDDVVISDVQTDANANLEGRSIASVAEERGVNPVSAVCDLLCEEELAVSAVYHMMDEADVREILTYERTCIGTDGLFGGNPHPRVYGSYPRILGTYVRDENLMILEEAIRKMTALPARAMGLLKKGLVRPGMDADLVVFDRVRVGSDATYENPRRYSDGIDHVVVNGESIISEGEVTGELPGRTIRNCT; the protein is encoded by the coding sequence CGAATCGTCGACGGAACTGGTGCTCCGTGGTTCACCGGCTCCGTCGTCGTCGACGACGGGACGATCGTCTCGGTCCGCCAGGAAGCGAATCCAGGTACCGACGCCGAAAAAACGATCGACGCCGACGGCCGTATCGTCTGTCCTGGCTTCATAGACACGCATTCACACTCTGACATGCGATTGTTCGAGGATCCGACGCTCGAGCCGAAGATCCGACAGGGAATCACGACGGAAATTCTCGGACAAGACGGGTTCTCGATGGCGCCGATGTACCGCGATGGAGGCGCTCAGGAGTGGAGCGCACAATTGAGTGCGCTCGCGGGGCAGGCAGACATCGATTGGACGTGGGGCAGTATTGGGGATTACCTCGACGCCGTCGAGGACAACGGCATCGCACCGAACGTCGCACTGTTCGTCGGCCACGGGACGATACGATACAACCTGCTCGGGATGAGCGACCGAGAACCGACCAACGACGAACTCGCCGAGATGCGCTCACTCGTCACCGGGGCGCTCGAAGAAGGCGCACTCGGACTCTCGACCGGCCTGATTTACACACCGTGTACCTACGCAACCCGTGAAGAGGTTACGGAGTTGGCTACGGCACTCGAACCGTACAACCGCCCGTTCGTTGCCCACATCAGAAGCGAGGGCCGCTGGATCTGGGATGCGCTCGACGAGTTCGTCGACGTCGGTTCCGAGAAAGACATCCCGTTGCACCTCTCGCATTTCAAGGTTGCCGGGCGAGGACAACAGGGCAACGCTTCACAAGCGGTGAATCTTATCGAGACCGCTCGAGATCGAGGGGTCGATGTGACGGTCGAACAGTATCCGTACGCCGCAGCGAGTACGATGCTCTCCGCTACTCTCCCGCCGTGGGTCCATTCAGAGGGGCCGGAGCGAACGCTCGAACACCTCGGAGATGAGGAGACAAGAGCACGGATCCGCCGTGATGTCGAGGAGTGGCGGATCGACGGCTGGGAGAACATCGGAGCCCTTACCGGTTGGGATGATGTGGTTATTTCGGACGTACAAACGGACGCTAACGCCAATCTCGAGGGACGGAGCATCGCGTCGGTCGCTGAGGAGCGCGGCGTGAACCCTGTCAGTGCGGTCTGTGACCTGCTGTGTGAAGAGGAACTGGCAGTGAGCGCGGTGTATCACATGATGGACGAAGCCGACGTCAGAGAGATCCTTACGTACGAGCGAACCTGTATCGGCACCGACGGTCTGTTCGGAGGGAACCCCCACCCGCGCGTATACGGTTCGTATCCGCGGATCCTGGGGACGTACGTTCGCGACGAAAATTTGATGATCCTCGAGGAAGCCATTCGAAAGATGACCGCACTGCCGGCACGAGCGATGGGCCTCTTGAAAAAGGGACTCGTTCGGCCAGGAATGGACGCAGACCTCGTCGTGTTCGATCGAGTTCGAGTCGGAAGCGATGCGACGTACGAAAATCCACGTCGATATTCTGACGGCATCGATCACGTGGTCGTTAACGGTGAATCGATTATCAGCGAAGGGGAAGTGACGGGTGAACTGCCGGGCCGTACGATACGAAACTGTACATGA